One window of the Zea mays cultivar B73 chromosome 3, Zm-B73-REFERENCE-NAM-5.0, whole genome shotgun sequence genome contains the following:
- the LOC100193049 gene encoding protein SYS1, whose product MFYGAMVWDPWLIVSQIVCLQCLYYLSLGVAMALLVGTRVPRLTLLYFFDFATLTPRTPTGWCAIASFILAAVAGAGFMLYVIERAKKCLDFAATLYIIHLFICIVYGGWPASITWWVVNITGLAIMALLGEYLCIRRELKEIPISRLRASV is encoded by the exons ATGTTCTATGGGGCCATGGTTTGGGATCCGTGGCTGATCGTGTCGCAGATCGTGTGCCTGCAGTGCCTCTACTACCTGTCGCTGGGCGTCGCCATGGCGCTCCTCGTCGGCACCCGCGTCCCGCGACTCACCCTTCTCTACTTCTTCGACTTCGCCACGCTCACCCCGCGCACCCCCACGGGTTGGTGCGCCATCGCATCATTCATTCTTGCCGCTGTCGCAGG TGCTgggttcatgctttatgtgattgAGAGAGCCAAGAAGTGCCTGGACTTTGCAGCAACACTCTACATAATCCATCTCTTCATTTGCATTGTTTATGGTGGATGGCCAGCTTCCATTACATGGTGGGTTGTTAATATCACTGGTTTGGCAATCATGGCTCTCCTAGGTGAATACCTATGCATCCGGCGGGAGTTGAAAGAAATTCCAATATCACGGCTTCGTGCAA GTGTTTAA
- the LOC100281547 gene encoding uncharacterized protein LOC100281547: MATDSSALQASSESIAQKMGFFRVPDLLVKLSAKCLSDLDVVRSPTSPLDLKFFTGLGNKSPGDASQNQKILLGDRVGLGLVDSLTDDNPAPLGGRKVLFLGSEMRIIDNLSRKNSSTAPDQAGEVEQKDDNMSDGLMGSAMSLGDIINSEDYTRVVSRGPNPRTTHFFGDRVFELQAEQLMPVESKVDQSTSPVEDGLMSFCYFCSEKLKEAEDIYIYQGDKSFCSVECRENFMVDYEMEEAYHPASPRSPPSDGGRIFQLIR, translated from the exons ATGGCAACTGATTCCTCAGCTCTGCAGGCTTCCTCTGAGTCGATTGCGCAAAAGATGGGGTTCTTCAGAGTCCCTGACCTTCTTGTAAAACTGAGCGCCAAATGTTTGAGCGATCTGGATGTGGTTCGCAGCCCAACATCGCCCTTGGACCTCAAGTTTTTCACTGGCCTTGGCAACAAATCACCCGGTGACGCCAGCCAGAACCAGAAGATCTTGCTTGGTGACAGGGTTGGGCTTGGACTTGTGGATTCCCTCACTGATGACAACCCCGCACCACTAGGTGGTAGAAAGGTTCTTTTTCTTGGATCTGAGATGAGGATTATTGATAACCTGTCTCGCAAGAACAGCTCCACCGCTCCTGATCAAGCTGGGGAAGTTGAACAGAAGGATGATAATATGTCTGACGGACTGATGGGCAGTGCCATGTCCCTTGGTGACATCATCAACTCAGAGGATTACACTCGTGTTGTCTCCCGTGGCCCTAATCCTAGGACTACCCACTTTTTTGGAGATCGTGTTTTTGAGCTTCAAGCTGAGCAGCTGATGCCTGTTGAGAGTAAGGTCGATCAGAGTACGTCTCCTGTGGAAGACGGTCTGATGAGCTTCTGTTATTTTTGCAGTGAGAAGCTCAAAGAAGCGGAAGACATCTACATCTATCA GGGTGACAAATCCTTTTGCAGCGTGGAGTGCAGGGAAAATTTCATGGTAGATTATGAGATGGAAGAAGCATATCATCCTGCGTCTCCTAGGAGCCCACCCTCTGACGGTGGTCGGATTTTCCAACTGATCCGTTGA